One window from the genome of Grus americana isolate bGruAme1 chromosome 2, bGruAme1.mat, whole genome shotgun sequence encodes:
- the LOC129202393 gene encoding uncharacterized protein LOC129202393, with product MNTASTSESGSYSTNHTRPFFYAQPTVQQPFPNPWYLSHAYSPYCVPAPGLRSGNPYFPFYSVALHEYPGFFVPQHPMHARMNRRPYFNAPPPSPMFYHATRFRHYSTSGKKMETKETQTDPRQPENKQKKNQDIRTETKGCDAGNTACVSSGIGTETESTSEKQDSSGSSIVVDREFHNKSPSSSTQYRNLPTGSYAFEKEEVRIEYGNGSPAIQLWKSFKETIPLYDVASGKPVPENIVQRDLFSVSSCEGMIYGPHEGEKMVPGASLDERKAVLTSKQGVETVQEKEVQNNEVKLDAEKQVNTSQWAKSPPGETMAVQITELARTVSIDQPVVRQDVVVAKKPSSKKSTGSKTSQEEPSFIQQAGLLPSSMEVMSDLSFQQKKLNLSHSATNESQTDKSIWCDESIEKYVPSNSWLACLDSMDANYNYDVCLPQRKHQSVLSLSSDDMSSREEGSSIDNSPVSYFVPDYVLQKSMYTFQKSKEGLKKEKIKSGGSLNEDEAVRREQMDSLNDQDVKNSSTMKIKEASSKGRKLGALPRSSSQKKINSLKKKAAKSLSEAEDSEEYSVRGEDDEDGEEDEEEEDDDMDEIEYFFQEAPPYGIFTPSKGSFYQVGQRVLWKPPKNAIPAQLISWPAQEKIKTRSGLGENIGVVYKPKEKEQDEVVYSNYGHYGRKRPTARREGLEHQRMLRKFLRGRLLRENTGIPPEEYWIRSGAKPKFTSQIYGSVSPPAKSKEQGCPPLVKPKKKRIGKPPSKRRDTRCEVEEEAWEIPKSSVRKGHGTRKSLYKRR from the exons atgaatactgCCTCAACTTCAGAAAGTGGATCATATTCCACAAACCACACAAGACCCTTTTTTTATGCACAGCCAACAGTACAACAGCCTTTTCCAAATCCATGGTACCTCAGTCATGCATACAGTCCGTACTGCGTACCTGCTCCAG GCTTGCGAAGTGGAAATCcgtattttccattttattctgtTGCGCTCCATGAGTACCCTGGATTTTTTGTTCCACAGCATCCAATGCATGCAAGAATGAACAGAAGGCCTTATTTTAATgctcccccaccttcccctaTGTTTTATCATGCAACAAGATTTAGACACTATAGTacctctgggaaaaaaatggagacaaaagaaacacagaCTGATCCTAGACAgcctgaaaacaagcaaaaaaagaatcaaGATATCCGTACAGAAACGAAAGGTTGTGATGCAGGAAATACGGCCTGTGTTTCTTCTGGTATAGGTACAGAGACTGAAAGTACTTCAGAGAAACAAGATTCATCTGGATCTTCCATTGTGGTAGACAGAGAGTTTCATAACAAGAGCCCTTCTAGCTCTACACAGTATAGAAATCTTCCTACTGGAAGCTATGCCTTTGAGAAGGAAGAAGTGAGGATAGAATATGGAAATGGCTCTCCAGCTATTCAACTGTGGAAGTCCTTTAAAGAAACTATCCCTTTGTATGATGTGGCAAGTGGTAAACCAGTCCCGGAGAACATAGTGCAGCGTGACTTATTTTCTGTTAGTTCATGTGAAGGAATGATATATGGCCCTCATGAAGGGGAGAAAATGGTACCAGGAGCTTCCTTAGATGAGAGGAAAGCTGTTCTCACCTCAAAACAGGGTGTTGAAACTGTGCAAGAAAAAGAGGTCCAAAATAATGAAGTGAAGCTGGATGCAGAAAAGCAGGTAAATACAAGTCAATGGGCAAAATCCCCCCCAGGTGAAACCATGGCAGTGCAAATCACAGAGTTGGCAAGAACTGTTAGCATAGATCAACCAGTGGTAAGACAGGATGTGGTAGTAGCTAAGAAACCTAGCTCTAAAAAATCTACAGGCTCAAAAACTTCTCAAGAAGAGCCCAGCTTTATTCAGCAAGCAGGACTACTTCCATCTAGTATGGAGGTGATGAGTGACTTgagttttcagcagaaaaagctGAATCTAAGCCACAGCGCAACCAATGAAAGTCAAACGGATAAAAGTATTTGGTGTGATGAATCAATTGAGAAGTATGTTCCCTCTAACAGTTGGCTGGCTTGTTTGGACAGTATGGACGCAAACTACAACTATGATGTTTGTTTGCCGCAAAGGAAACATCAAAGTGTACTCAGTCTTTCTTCTGATGACATGTCCTCTAGAGAGGAAGGATCATCAATTGATAATTCCCCAGTGTCTTATTTTGTCCCTGACTATGTGCTTCAGAAAAGCATGTATACTTTCCAGAAAAGTAAAGAGGgcttaaagaaagagaaaattaaaagtggTGGGTCCCTTAATGAAGATGAAGCAGTAAGAAGGGAGCAGATGGACAGCTTGAATGACCAAGATGTTAAAAACTCTTCAACCATGAAGATTAAAGAGGCTTCCAGTAAAGGCAGAAAGCTGGGAGCCCTTCCTAGATCTTctagtcagaaaaaaatcaattctctcaagaaaaaagcagctaaGAGTTTATCAGAAGCTGAGGACTCTGAAGAATACTCTGTGAGGGGAGAAGATGATGAAGAtggagaggaggatgaggaggaggaggatgatgacATGGATGAAAttgaatatttctttcaagAAGCACCTCCATATGGAATCTTCACACCTAGTAAAGGAAGCTTCTACCAAGTTGGCCAGAGAGTGCTTTGGAAACCACCTAAAAATGCTATACCAGCTCAATTAATTAGCTGGCCTGctcaagagaaaataaaaactaggAGTGGGCTTGGTGAAAACATTGGTGTAGTTTACAAGccaaaggagaaagaacaagATGAAGTTGTATACAGTAACTATGGGCATTATGGAAGAAAGAGACCTACAGCAAGAAGAGAAGGACTTGAACACCAGAGAATGCTGCGGAAATTCTTGAGAG gaagACTGTTAAGGGAGAACACAGGGATACCACCTGAAGAGTATTGGATTAGAAGTGGTGCTAAACCCAAGTTTACCAGCCAAATATATGGTAGTGTCTCACCCCCGGCCAAGAGCAAAGAACAAG